A DNA window from Mya arenaria isolate MELC-2E11 chromosome 17, ASM2691426v1 contains the following coding sequences:
- the LOC128222978 gene encoding uncharacterized protein LOC128222978 isoform X1 produces the protein MSTAASNYHESSQFIHHRYEDTSQSVFWQQQKLIQDEKRRQKLTAATHHSQPSYKPLDFNLYRSRGVAAVETDHTNNGSSQVKPQTSPRKTPATETQFLSQTSNQGEINSESPIPGPNYTPAVKSSLAHVTNRKEPLQDLHFKNTRKEPQANNPETIADVSGERKNKSSFKEQTVSKDIHPPQATDQETIVKVREARKNKSSLKEQTVLKDIHPPQATEPETIAKVSEARKKKSSLKERTVTKNIYPPQETDQETNADVSGAQKNKSSLKGQTVSKDIYPPQETDQETFADVSGARKGKSSFKEQTVSKDIFSPQATNQDTNADVSGVQKNKSSLKGQTVSKDIYPAQETDPVIIEDVSGAPKSKSSHKGKTVSKDIYPTFIPSSTHADKRRTASSRKLRSSSFTHSEREVEGYTEIQKHESWESTPRFENNKNKSLTQGGQFSEKEPGLLKATDLKSNTLPKGITQGNVLAGAEGYSEVLDQSLLKSTAINYNTLPKTSRPKQVITPDYTSQSKSPWEKSIPDLNTSINQSTSTFPRTDSHNQPKSVRRNRPRSRTKVASKETYV, from the exons ATGAGCACCGCAGCGTCCAACTACCACGAATCTTCCCAGTTCATTCACCATAGATACGAGGACACATCTCAATCTGTCTTT TGGCAGCAACAGAAACTTATTCAAGACGAAAAACGTCGACAAAAACTTACTGCAGCCACACACCATTCTCAACCTTCCTATAAACCCTTAGATTTTAATCTCTACCGCAGCCGAGGGGTTGCTGCTGTAGAAACAGATCACACAAATAACGGTTCTAGTCAGGTTAAGCCTCAGACGTCTCCAAGGAAAACTCCAGCCACTGAAACTCAATTTTTGTCACAGACGAGTAACCAAGGGGAAATAAATAGTGAAAGCCCTATACCTGGACCCAACTACACGCCAGCTGTAAAATCCAGT CTAGCACATGTGACTAACAGAAAGGAGCCATTACAAGActtacatttcaaaaacacacGTAAGGAACCTCAAGCAAATAACCCAGAGACTATCGCGGATGTAAGTGGTGAACGAAAAAACAAAAGCTCTTTTAAAGAACAGACTGTCTCAAAAGATATCCACCCACCTCAAGCAACTGACCAAGAGACCATTGTTAAAGTAAGGGAAGCCCGAAAAAACAAAAGCTCTCTTAAAGAACAGACTGTCTTAAAAGATATTCACCCACCTCAAGCAACTGAACCGGAGACCATTGCTAAAGTTAGTGAAGCCCGAAAAAAGAAAAGCTCTCTTAAAGAACGGACTGTCACGAAAAATATCTACCCACCCCAAGAAACTGACCAAGAGACCAATGCAGATGTAAGTGGTGcccaaaaaaacaaaagctCTCTTAAAGGACAGACTGTCTCAAAAGATATCTATCCACCCCAAGAAACTGACCAAGAGACTTTTGCAGATGTAAGTGGTGCCCGAAAAGGCAAAAGCTCTTTTAAAGAACAGACCGTTTCAAAAGATATCTTCTCACCTCAAGCAACTAACCAAGACACCAATGCAGATGTAAGTGGTgttcaaaaaaacaaaagttctCTGAAAGGACAGACTGTCTCAAAAGATATCTACCCAGCCCAAGAGACTGACCCAGTGATTATTGAAGATGTAAGTGGTGCCCCAAAAAGCAAAAGCTCTCATAAAGGAAAGACTGTCTCAAAAGATATCTACCCTACATTTATACCCTCTTCTACTCATGCGGACAAGCGAAGGACCGCTTCGTCAAGGAAATTAAGGTCCTCGAGTTTCACTCACTCGGAGAGAGAAGTAGAAGGGTacactgaaatacaaaaacacgaGTCTTGGGAAAGCACTCCcagatttgaaaacaataaaaataaaagtttaactCAAGGtggtcaattttcagaaaaggAGCCAGGTTTATTGAAAGCTACTGACTTAAAATCAAACACACTTCCTAAAGGTATTACTCAGGGAAACGTCCTAGCTGGTGCTGAAGGATATTCAGAAGTACTGGACCAGAGTTTGCTAAAATCCACTGCCATTAATTATAATACACTTCCGAAAACCAGCAGGCCAAAACAAGTGATAACTCCTGATTATACGTCACAGAGTAAAAGCCCATGGGAAAAATCCATACCTGATTTGAATACTAGTATAAATCAAAGTACCAGCACATTTCCTAGAACAGATTCTCATAATCAGCCTAAATCTGTCAGAAGAAACCGTCCAAGGTCAAGAACAAAAGTAGCTTCAAAAGAAACATATGTTTAG
- the LOC128222978 gene encoding rab9 effector protein with kelch motifs-like isoform X2 encodes MELHPILEADTVPNPGLWYVLSGMGESPSMRVGQSCSYIPGKHETDNGHLYVIGGANPSGPFCDTYMLDLNTMRWDFIDSPGFRARYEHASFTPQSQPTKIYVFGGADQTGNMNDIQMLDTDSSKWTSVSASGTPPSERTYHCSSAVLGDLFVVYSGGHCGSDPVTDRQVHTFDTKKNTWQTLNVKGDSPKPRHGHVVVALGNKVYIHGGMSGSNFYNDLHVLNMDKLTWSDVKRKKVYPAARAGHSGVAVGTNLFIFGGMNRDGSLDETWKFDTVNSQWTKLELQGPPPACRLDFGICLIMLRRTLVVGGDASADVTIATKQAQEVLDREMQKPGSATSRSSCPELGASESPPNNVVGGAEGGSQDLTKADPVDDVDGNHGEQATPPSDGEKVYTLCLVHGGMDTEGEVFDDTLIINLETV; translated from the exons ATGGAGCTACACCCGATACTAGAAGCAGACACAGTTCCCAACCCTGGGCTGTGGTATGTGTTGTCAGGCATGGGTGAGAGCCCCAGTATGCGCGTGGGTCAGTCATGCTCTTACATCCCAGGTAAACATGAGACTGATAACGGACACCTTTATGTGATTGGTGGGGCCAACCCCAGTGGACCATTTTGTGACACATACATGTTAGATCTGAACACAATGCGCTGGGATTTTATTGATTCACCTGGATTTCGTGCCAGATATGAGCATGCATCATTTACTCCCCAGTCACAGCCTACCAAGATATACGTGTTTGGTGGAGCAGACCAAACAGGCAATATGAATGATATCCAGATGCTAGACACTGATTCTAGCAAGTGGACATCTGTTTCTGCCAGCGGGACCCCACCTAGTGAGCGGACCTACCACTGCAGTTCGGCTGTCCTCGGAGACTTGTTCGTTGTGTACAGTGGTGGTCATTGTGGGTCTGACCCAGTCACAGACCGGCAGGTGCACACATTTGATACCAAGAAAAACACATGGCAGACTTTGAATGTTAAAGGTGATTCTCCGAAGCCGAGACATGGACATGTGGTGGTTGCCCTGGGCAACAAAGTGTACATACATGGCGGTATGTCAGGCTCAAACTTTTACAATGACCTCCATGTGTTAAACATGGACAAACTGACATGGTCGGATGTTAAAAGGAAGAAAGTGTATCCCGCAGCAAGAGCAGGGCATTCTGGTGTTGCCGTGGGGACCAACTTGTTCATATTCGGGGGCATGAACAGAGATGGTTCCCTGGATGAGACATGGAAGTTTGATACTG TGAATTCCCAGTGGACAAAACTAGAGCTTCAGGGCCCTCCTCCAGCCTGCCGTCTTGACTTTGGTATCTGTCTCATCATGCTCCGCCGCACCTTGGTTGTCGGGGGTGATGCATCTGCTGAtgttaccatagcaaccaaaCAGGCACAGGAAGTGCTGGATCGGGAGATGCAGAAGCCAGGCAGTGCAACATCCAGGAGTAGCTGTCCAGAACTTGGGGCAAGCG AGTCTCCACCAAATAATGTTGTGGGTGGAGCAGAGGGTGGGTCCCAAGACCTGACTAAGGCGGATCCTGTGGATGATGTGGATGGCAACCATGGTGAGCAAGCCACGCCCCCTAGCGATGGGGAGAAGGTGTACACGCTGTGCTTGGTCCATGGGGGCATGGACACGGAGGGAGAGGTGTTCGATGATACACTGATTATTAACCTGGAAACTGTCTGA
- the LOC128223389 gene encoding uncharacterized protein LOC128223389 gives MADCSKTRIMAIALGVLCLTFAVVIAVFIYRELRHKEREINADNINSFFPAYFRSPDEQLLYERRYMSGFTTRTVVEPSISNLNVTCGFSCGRALAGKKRKKRQLAAVEHGCCKSNVAFIAPKKRINVNGRERTLLQFDTKGSTSPYTDALRCSSVKVANVRRRTVCISALL, from the exons GCAATCGCATTAGGTGTTCTTTGCCTGACATTTGCTGTGGTCATAGCCGTATTCATTTACAGGGAATTAAG aCATAAAGAAAGGGAGATCAACGCTGACAACATCAACTCCTTCTTCCCGGCGTACTTCCGATCCCCCGATGAGCAGCTGCTATATGAGAGAAGATACATGAGCGGCTTCACAACCAGAACTGTCGTGGAGCCAAGCATATCTAATTTAAATGTGACATGCGGTTTTAGCTGCGGAAGGGCATTAGCAGGCAAAAAACGAAAGAAGCGACAATTGGCCGCCGTGGAACACGGATGTTGTAAATC GAACGTAGCATTTATTGCTCCTAAAAAAAGAATTAATGTGAATGGACGTGAACGAACTCTTCTGCAGTTTGATACAAAAGGCAGTACTTCGCCGTACACAGATGCAC TGCGTTGCTCTTCTGTGAAGGTTGCCAATGTTCGCAGGAGAACGGTATGTATATCGGCGTTGCTGTGA